In Sphaeramia orbicularis chromosome 5, fSphaOr1.1, whole genome shotgun sequence, a genomic segment contains:
- the LOC115419204 gene encoding potassium channel subfamily K member 15-like, translated as MQTQSVRTLVLILAMVLYLLIGAAVFDALESESEGLRKQDLEQKLNELKRKYGFRDQDLKDMETVVLQAEPHRAGTQWKFTGSFYFAITVITTIGYGHAAPRTDAGKAFCMFYAVLGIPLTLVMFQSLGERINTCVRLVLSRAKQGLGLQKTDVSMGNMVVVGLLSCMSMLCIGAAAFSHFEDWTFFNAYYFCFVTLTTIGFGDFVALQKTDALQKRYTYVVFSFMYILVGLTVVGAFLNLVVLRFLTVSAGELNGRQEVGPQPKETQEGSGESEGSEAVAQTADVPKLSRFGALCSCMCCSDDVYEHPTPPHSPQMGGHCNPVFYSSISYRVDRTSCSSGTRSPLASPSSAALLLDGNQPHTRRRSL; from the exons ATGCAGACGCAAAGTGTCCGGACCCTGGTCCTGATCCTGGCCATGGTCCTGTACCTGCTCATAGGAGCCGCTGTGTTTGATGCACTGGAGTCTGAGAGTGAAGGTCTGAGGAAACAGGATCTGGAGCAGAAGCTGAACGAGCTGAAGAGGAAGTACGGCTTCAGGGACCAGGACCTGAAGGACATGGAGACAGTGGTCCTGCAGGCGGAGCCGCACCGAGCCGGTACGCAGTGGAAGTTCACCGGATCCTTCTATTTCGCCATCACTGTCATCACCACAATCG GTTACGGTCACGCCGCTCCTCGTACTGATGCTGGAAAGGCCTTCTGCATGTTCTACGCGGTGCTGGGCATTCCTCTGACCTTGGTCATGTTCCAGAGTCTTGGTGAACGCATCAACACCTGTGTCCGCCTGGTCCTGAGCAGAGCCAAGCAGGGCCTGGGTCTACAAAAGACAGATGTGTCCATGGGGAACATGGTTGTGGTGGGTTTACTGTCCTGCATGAGTATGCTGTGTATTGGAGCTGCAGCGTTCTCCCACTTTGAAGACTGGACCTTCTTCAACGCCTACTACTTCTGCTTTGTCACCTTAACCACCATCGGCTTCGGGGACTTCGTGGCCCTACAGAAGACAGACGCTCTGCAGAAGCGCTACACCTACGTGGTCTTCAGCTTCATGTACATCCTGGTGGGACTCACAGTCGTTGGGGCTTTTCTTAATCTGGTGGTGCTCAGGTTTTTGACCGTCAGCGCCGGGGAGCTTAATGGGAGGCAGGAGGTGGGACCACAGCCCAAGGAAACCCAGGAGGGGTCAGGGGAGTCAGAGGGGTCAGAGGCTGTGGCACAAACAGCTGATGT CCCTAAACTCAGCAGGTTCGGGGCCTTGTGTTCCTGCATGTGCTGCAGCGATGACGTCTACGAACACCCCACGCCACCTCACAGCCCACAGATGGGGGGGCACTGTAACCCTGTCTTTTACAGCTCCATCTCCTACAGGGTGGACCGGACCTCCTGCAGCTCCGGCACCAGGTCCCCACTGGCCTCCCCAAGCAGCGCTGCTCTACTCTTAGACGGGAACCAGCCCCACACCAGGAGGAGGTCACTTTGA